One segment of Syngnathus scovelli strain Florida chromosome 6, RoL_Ssco_1.2, whole genome shotgun sequence DNA contains the following:
- the plekhg7 gene encoding pleckstrin homology domain-containing family G member 7, with amino-acid sequence MSTMKQVVDHNVEKTLGWSYIEWAENEVVTSGVVNAETQTDRGPSEHKECQTSSPVIMHIDLTRTHSKLRHSPLLDHDGVVAPFFQFDRQAPGRISTSPTLRRMRSTRRPVLDSQDPARMGITQEEPSAACLSSPLHRVKSPLAISPLLSGGEICHEHPPISSCGRQRTRSYRSKNFDNSIASMKPQCRSAHPTVKKDFGFPDSELQEKEQRPNRLEERRRSSVVVSLPGLDVSPGDLFVTNGAADLLDNFSDTKKSKWFSRRSTTKGKSQTGTTVTDIEGYLSIAQIQDWRNCDLQKYKDYSVAEFLQDQSSQWSASPDPPSFKRQEAIWELFTSECVYFLDQLMVLKEVFLATLANLQTRSCLVDIDAWRLFANLSELCLVSFGFLNNLLRVIKDSLDITDGNRATLLELLSKAFRESICHCLQKYCLNYTTALLYLDSLKPREDFGSYVKWCESNKQCRRLRLRDLLVAPLQRLTRYPLLLRNIAKRFHTDEESRDLQAVADQVDISICDLEGKVKWLDNYQKVKQLRDALVWLPVWEWDKRAFIPETVKHLLKAVTLENLISHRSLLHEGKLVLTENAKQIDVYLFLFDEFLLITKIKRNKKRSIGPEANSLRLTQNLELDQLLKDGCTFTVLDQPISLDRLRLRNIDQLNASTSGLPHSFIITHQNRYQQCIGAFVLQAVSESSKRAWLSKIEEAVSALLKLDSRQPRVKNDSLWLESSQI; translated from the exons GACACAAACAGATCGGGGGCCTTCGGAGCACAAGGAGTGTCAAACCAGCAGTCCGGTGATAATGCACATTGATCTGACACGGACACACTCCAAGCTGAGGCATTCACCTTTGCTCGATCATGACGGCGTGGTAGCACCTTTCTTCCAGTTTGACCGGCAGGCTCCCGGCCGCATCTCCACCTCTCCCACcttgaggaggatgaggagcacCAGGCGTCCCGTGTTGGACTCCCAGGATCCCGCGAGGATGGGTATCACCCAGGAGGAGCCCTCCGCTGCATGCTTGTCATCACCTTTACACAGAGTAAAGTCTCCCCTAGCCATCAGCCCCCTCCTGTCTGGTGGCGAGATCTGTCATGAGCATCCGCCAATTTCGTCCTGTGGCCGACAGAGAACCAGATCATATAGATCAAAGAACTTTGACAATTCTATCGCTTCCATGAAGCCGCAGTGTCGCAGTGCTCATCCTACTGTTAAGAAAGATTTTGGATTTCCTGATAGTGAATTACAG gaGAAAGAGCAACGCCCTAATAG gtTGGAAGAAAGAAGGCGGAGTTCTGTAGTGGTCAGTTTACCTGGCTTGGATGTTTCACCTGGGGACCTGTTTGTAACCAATGGAGCAGCTGACTTACTAGACAACTTTtctg acacaAAGAAGTCAAAGTGGTTTTCAAGACGTAGCACA ACTAAAGGGAAGTCCCAAACAGGCACGACGGTGACGGATATTGAAGGATATCTCTCAATAGCCCAAATCCAAGACTGGAGGAACTGTGACCTTCAAAAGTACAAG GACTACTCTGTAGCAGAGTTCCTGCAGGACCAGTCCTCCCAGTGGAGCGCCAGCCCTGACCCTCCCAGCTTTAAAAGACAAGAGGCCATCTGGGAACTCTTCACCAGCGAGTGTGTTTACTTCCTGGATCAGCTCATGGTTCTCAAAGAG GTGTTTTTGGCTACACTCGCTAACCTTCAGACGAGAAGCTGCCTGGTTGATATTGACGCCTGGAGGCTGTTTGCAAACCTCAGTGAGCTTTGCCTG GTGAGCTTCGGTTTCCTTAACAACCTGCTGCGCGTCATCAAGGACtcgctggacatcaccgatggtaACCGAGCCACTCTGCTGGAGCTGCTGAGCAAA GCTTTCCGGGAAAGCATATGCCACTGCTTGCAGAAGTATTGCCTTAACTACACCACAGCTTTGCTTTATCTGGACAGCCTCAAACCCAGAGAGGACTTTGGGTCTTACGTCAAG TGGTGCGAGAGCAACAAGCAGTGCCGCAGGTTGCGACTGCGCGACCTGCTGGTGGCGCCTTTGCAGAGGTTGACCCGCTACCCGCTGCTCCTACGGAACATCGCGAAGAGGTTCCACACGGACGAGGAGAGCAGGGATTTGCAGGCGGTCGCGGACCAAGTGGACATATCTATAT GTGACCTGGAGGGAAAGGTGAAATGGTTGGACAACTATCAGAAAGTCAAGCAGCTGAGAGACGCACTGGTGTGGCTGCCTGTGTGGGAGTGGGACAAGCGGGCCTTCATTCCCGAG ACtgtgaaacatctgctgaaggccGTGACGCTGGAGAATCTAATTTCTCACAGAAGTCTGCTGCATGAAGGCAAACTGGTGCTCACAG AGAACGCCAAGCAGATAGACGTCTACCTGTTCCTCTTTGATGAATTCCTGCTCATCACCAAGATAAAGAGAAACAAGAAG AGGTCCATTGGACCGGAAGCCAACTCCCTGCGTTTGACGCAGAACCTGGAGCTGGACCAGCTGCTGAAGGACGGGTGCACCTTCACGGTTCTCGACCAGCCCATCTCTCTGGACCGACTCCGGCTAAGGAACATCGATCAGCTCAACGCCTCAA cgtcAGGGCTGCCTCATTCTTTTATAATTACGCACCAGAACCGCTACCAGCAGTGTATTGGTGCGTTTGTCCTGCAGGCTGTGTCCGAGTCTTCCAAG AGAGCATGGCTATCGAAGATAGAGGAGGCCGTATCGGCCCTGCTGAAGCTGGACTCTCGGCAGCCACGAGTAAAAAACGATTCACTGTGGTTAGAATCTTCTCAGATCTGA